The following coding sequences lie in one Crassostrea angulata isolate pt1a10 chromosome 10, ASM2561291v2, whole genome shotgun sequence genomic window:
- the LOC128167308 gene encoding RNA-binding protein with serine-rich domain 1-B-like, producing the protein MVRSQSKSRERKKSGSERGRERKRKNSSSSGSGSSSSSRSRSRSGSSSSSSSSSGSSNSSSSRSGSSSSSRSSSSASEKGRGGKASKRQQSDSPKRRKKSPEPKPTKVHVGKLTRNVNKDHIMEIFSNYGSVKNIDMPMDRVHSNFSKLFAYIEYESPEEAEKAVKYMDGGQIDGQEISASAVLAARPVRAPQRRSPPRRGPPARWGRPASPRYRDRRRTPPPRRRSPPPRRRSRSRSRSPAKRRRYSRSSSSSSR; encoded by the exons AT GGTCCGAAGTCAAAGCAAAAGTAGGGAAAGGAAGAAGAGCGGATCAGAGCGGGGGAGGGAGAGAAAGAGGAAAAATTCCTCTAGCAGTGGATCTGGGTCCTCTAG TTCTTCACGTTCCCGAAGTAGATCTGGTTCCTCCTCCTCCAGCAGCAGTTCCAGTGGAAGTTCCAACAGCAGCTCCTCTAGGTCTGGAAGTTCCAGTTCTAGTCGTTCGTCTTCAAGTGCAAGTGAGAAGGGGCGGGGAGGGAAAGCCTCCAAAAGGCAGCAGTCAGA TTCCCCAAAGAGAAGAAAGAAGAGTCCAGAGCCAAAGCCAACAAAAGTTCACGTTGGGAAGCTGACTCGGAATGTAAACAAGGATCACATTATGGAGATATTCTCCAACTATGGCAGCGTAAAGAACATAGATATGCCGATGGACAGAGTGCATTCAAACTTTAGTAAATTATTTGCATATATTGAGTATGAATCGCCTGAGGAAGCGGAGAAGGCTGTAAAGTATATGGATGGAg GACAAATTGATGGACAAGAAATATCAGCAAGTGCAGTGCTGGCAGCTAGACCTGTACGGGCACCTCAACGTCGGAGTCCACCCCGCAGAGGGCCACCAGCTAGATGGGGACGACCTGCCTCGCCACGATACAGAGACAGGCGAAG GACACCCCCTCCAAGAAGAAGAAGCCCCCCACCCAGAAGACGCTCTAGATCAAGGTCGCGGTCCCCTGCCAAGAGGCGGCGATACAGCCGGTCAAGCTCGAGTTCATCACGTTGA
- the LOC128167307 gene encoding protein-lysine N-methyltransferase EEF2KMT-like, producing the protein MATSISNCIDKNNEQTLHLISTQFFQMVPVRRIQWGEKSLCLGNIGIEDQQAVLEATVSSTLCNKYPTSLSYRRAFVKYLIQKLEDSDVELCDEIYELYTDLLQETEEEEDSLCYKSYFLPNKEIVNLQESVHIISQGTTGLSTWQAALHLSEWCFEQESLLKNKNVLELGSGLGFLGVALCKQCKLDSFTFSDFHPQVLFLLMKNIEINFLNEQYSLECPTFLENSECKDRKMLKKIKRQLSVSKELVMEDSCEIMQISYNSMVSSTDTMEREVDEQEVGSEQEEEVSNSNDHFLSSNSHWSPLNNSNVYTLNHSDSIRLMKFNWEFCNQKDLCEIQPDVILAADVVYDKSIIPFLVQVLYQFLSGTFGSWPVAYIASTVRNEDTRDHFLVALGNKGLRYEILDPPSEKIFHYDDIIPIEILRVWHPSNKTL; encoded by the exons ATGGCGACGTCCATAAGTAATTGTATCGACAAAAACAATGAACAGACTTTACATCTTATTTCGACGCAGTTCTTTCAAATGGTTCCTGTTAGACGGATCCAGTGGGGA GAAAAATCCCTTTGTCTTGGGAATATAGGGATTGAGGATCAACAAGCTGTGCTTGAGGCAACTGTCTCCAGCACCCTATGTAATAAGTACCCAACATCTCTAAGCTATCGGAGGGCGTTTGTGAAATACCTGATTCAAAAG CTTGAGGACAGTGACGTTGAGCTCTGTGATGAGATCTACGAGTTGTACACCGATCTTCTTCAGGAAACGGAAGAAGAAGAGGACAGTCTCTGTTACAAGTCATACTTCTTG CCCAACAAGGAAATAGTGAATCTCCAAGAGTCTGTGCACATCATCTCACAGGGTACTACAGGACTTAGCACCTGGCAG gctgCCCTGCATTTATCAGAATGGTGTTTTGAACAGGAATCTCTACTTAAAAACAA GAATGTGTTGGAGCTTGGCAGTGGACTTGGTTTTCTTGGAGTAGCATTATGTAAACAGTGTAAGCTAGACTCCTTCACTTTTAGTGACTTTCATCCACAAGTCTTATTCCTTCTgatgaaaaacattgaaatcaATTTCCTGAATGAACAATATTCTTTGGAATGTCCTACTTTTCTGGAAAACAGTGAGTGCAAAGAcaggaaaatgttgaaaaagatCAAAAGACAACTGAGTGTGAGCAAAGAATTGGTGATGGAGGATAGTTGTGAAATCATGCAGATCAGCTACAATTCCATGGTGTCATCAACAGACACCATGGAAAGGGAAGTTGATGAACAGGAAGTAGGTTCAGAGCAGGAAGAGGAAGTGAGTAACAGTAATGACCATTTCCTTTCCTCCAACTCCCATTGGTCACCACTGAACAATTCTAATGTATACACTCTGAACCACAGTGATTCAATCAGACTAATGAAGTTTAATTGGGAGTTCTGTAATCAGAAAGATTTGTGCGAGATTCAGCCAGATGTCATACTTGCTGCAG ATGTGGTTTATGATAAATCGATCATTCCATTCCTAGTACAGGTGTTGTATCAGTTTTTGTCAGGTACTTTTGGGTCTTGGCCGGTGGCATACATTGCCTCCACTGTAAGAAATGAAGACACAAGAGACCATTTTCTAGTGGCACTGG gcaATAAAGGGCTTCGGTATGAAATATTGGATCCACCCTCTGAAAAAATCTTTCATTATGATGACATCATTCCAATTGAAATATTGAGAGTATGGCACCCTAGTAATAAGACACTCTAA